tattattattaaaatattcttaaagttttttaaaactcaatagtttcttttttattgttgacAAGGACCAAGTCgtccatttttaattattgcTAGGGATATAATTGTCTTTTTACAGCAGAAAATGTGTCTTTATtgaataattactatttatattaaatttacaaattgaAATACTACATTTGTTTAGATTAGAAGtatcttttaaatataacttaGTTGATAACTTCAAAAATATCAATACATAAGTTTAGATCCAAATTTAAGATTTTTCAATTCTCTACATTTAAAGTATATGAATCTAACTATTtggcaaaaaataataatttatttgttacttataataaatgaattaaaacaagaaaattcatattttattagtagtttaaaataaaaacaacgaaattcatatattaaaagtaattaagaaacTCTACATAGAATGAGCAAGTTAGAAAAATGCATTCGTGTACTCTATACATGCCAAATGCATTAATAGTGTGCTTTAAGTCCATATAACGTGCACAACGCGTGAATagtatttcttttgttttaaaagCAAAGTTCTTCAATATTACTATATTGTCAATTAAAATTGgaaacattaaaattgaaaattggtCTCAAAACCAATATTACAAAATagtataatcaaataaattgtcCCAATATTAcctctatatatattttatgaattttatttataatatttttgttaataattattgcattttttaaaatttagtacAACATCCACTATtatatacataaattttaaataaatatttgtctaatTTGTCAAACTCGAGAATTTATGTAAACTCATTACATAAAATCGACTCATAAGAGTTTAAAATCAATAGTAATTACAAaacatacataaaataaaataataacaaaaataattcaaattttcatttttaaataaattaatatataattgtaaatcaaaaatttattaattctatcaaaattttcttaaactcaatttttttatttataaaaatagaatataaacGTAAATTTAGTCGTTTAAAATCGTAAATTCATAATAGTTTATTGGAGAGTTTATCAAGTAACTCTCTTAATTAGTGATTCTCTTACATAATTATTTCACAGCTGAAGAATCCATTTCAGATAAGTTTGTTGGTTCGAACTTTATTGTCTCCCCATCGCGCATCAGACAACAACCAAAACAAAAGTGatgaaaaattgatatattgaAGGAGACATACACACGTGTATCTTTGCTGTCTCACTCAAACTCCCAACCAGTAAAGAAGCAATGTGCTCAACACAGCCATTCTTAGGGTTAAGGTTCGGATTAGCATGTCCATGAACCCCAATGTGGTCTCATCAATCCAACATCCTTATTCTCCTTTCCTCTTCAACTCGATCTcaatcacaatcacaatcacaatcacaatgTCTCATTCTCAGAAGACACTATTGTCTATGGTCAATGAAAAAAGACCCAGATTTAGAATCAGCACTATCACGAAATCGACGCTGGATAGTaaacaatcaaatcaaaaaCATAATACTCCGTTATCCCAACAACGAAATCCCAATCGAAACCCTCCAAAAGAAATTCAAAACCCTAGATCTTCAAGGTAAAGCCAACAATTGGATTTCAAAATACCCTTCTTGTTTCGAACTTCACCAACGTAATTGTTGTCTCACTAAACGCCTGATGAATCTCGTTCACGAAGAAGAGTCTCTCAAAGATTCTCTTGAACCTGTCTTCGCTCAGCGACTCGCCAAACTCCTCATGCTTTCCTTCAATAAAACCCTAAACGTCATCAAAATCAACGAAATTAAGAACAGTTTAGGGTTCCCTGATGATTATTTGATTAGAATTGTGCCGAAATATCCCGATTTGTTCCGAATTGTTAATGAGAGTGGGAGGAGGAGTTCAATGGCGGTTGAATTGCTTCATTGGAACCCTAATTTCGCTGTTTCTGCTGTTGAAGCTTCTGCGCTGAAAAACGGCGTGGAACCTAATTTCTCGTGTTGTTTGCCTTCTAGTTGGGTGAAATCGTTGGAAAAGTTTCGCGATTTCGAATCGGTTCCGTATATATCGCCTTATTCGGATCCGAGAGTGTTGGTGGAAGGGTCAAAGGAGATGGAAAAGAGGAATGTAGGTTTGGTTCATGAGTTGTTGTCGTTGACTCTTTGGAAAAAAGCTTCCATTATGAAATTGGGTCATTTTAGAAGAGAGTTTCTTTTGCCCGATAAGTTGAATGTGTTGTTGCTTAAGCACCCTGGGATTTTCTATGTTTCTAATAAGTATAGGATTTATACTGTTTTACTTAGAGAAGGTTATGTTGGGTCTCAATTAGTTGATAAGGATCCTCTTGTGGTTGTGAAGGAGAAATTTGGGGAGCTGATGCAGGAAGGACTTCATGAGTATAATCAAAGGCGACGGCTTGTTAATATCG
The genomic region above belongs to Cicer arietinum cultivar CDC Frontier isolate Library 1 chromosome 4, Cicar.CDCFrontier_v2.0, whole genome shotgun sequence and contains:
- the LOC101497060 gene encoding protein WHAT'S THIS FACTOR 1 homolog, chloroplastic; translation: MWSHQSNILILLSSSTRSQSQSQSQSQCLILRRHYCLWSMKKDPDLESALSRNRRWIVNNQIKNIILRYPNNEIPIETLQKKFKTLDLQGKANNWISKYPSCFELHQRNCCLTKRLMNLVHEEESLKDSLEPVFAQRLAKLLMLSFNKTLNVIKINEIKNSLGFPDDYLIRIVPKYPDLFRIVNESGRRSSMAVELLHWNPNFAVSAVEASALKNGVEPNFSCCLPSSWVKSLEKFRDFESVPYISPYSDPRVLVEGSKEMEKRNVGLVHELLSLTLWKKASIMKLGHFRREFLLPDKLNVLLLKHPGIFYVSNKYRIYTVLLREGYVGSQLVDKDPLVVVKEKFGELMQEGLHEYNQRRRLVNIEKKRNKGVPLTRVDEDVMKGRRRRRSSENSDQDDDGVVGGENSSNLGGLLDPEERKRFYKVLFDDDGS